The Fusobacterium sp. JB019 genome includes a window with the following:
- the rimP gene encoding ribosome maturation factor RimP, translating to MEKEEKLKVIEKIEKIVNPVLKEMKLELVDIEYLQDGGYWYVRVYIEYLDKEVSLDDCAKVSLAIDEDIDKIIDKKFFLEISSPGIERPLKKPRDFIRFQGSKIRVSLKHKLNDKKNFEGILTKFENDTVFLQTEEELQIPFKEIRKSNLVYDFKDN from the coding sequence TTGGAAAAGGAAGAAAAACTGAAGGTTATAGAAAAAATAGAGAAGATAGTTAATCCAGTTTTAAAAGAAATGAAATTAGAACTAGTTGATATAGAATATCTTCAAGATGGTGGATACTGGTATGTAAGGGTTTATATAGAGTATTTAGATAAGGAAGTATCTTTAGATGATTGTGCTAAAGTAAGTTTAGCTATTGATGAAGATATTGATAAGATTATTGACAAAAAGTTCTTTTTAGAAATTTCTTCACCTGGGATAGAAAGACCTTTGAAAAAGCCAAGAGATTTTATTAGATTTCAAGGTTCAAAGATAAGAGTAAGTCTAAAACATAAGTTAAATGATAAAAAGAATTTTGAAGGTATATTAACAAAATTTGAAAACGATACTGTATTTCTTCAAACTGAGGAAGAATTACAAATACCATTTAAAGAGATTAGGAAGTCTAATCTAGTCTATGATTTTAAAGATAATTAA
- the metK gene encoding methionine adenosyltransferase: MEDLIYFTSECVSPGHPDKVSDQISDAVLDACLKDDQESRVACEVFCTTGQVIVGGEITTKTFVNIQNVVRDKIREIGYKPGMGFDSDCGVFNSIHAQSPDIAMGVDRGGAGDQGIMFGGAVKETPELMPLALILAREILKVYVELKDNGVLAWARPDAKSQVTLAYDKNEKIQFVEAIVVSAQHNPDVTQEKIHKDLKELVIDPVLRKYNLKFEDVKKIFINPTGQFIIGGPHGDTGLTGRKIIVDTYGGYFRHGGGAFSGKDPSKVDRSAAYAARWVAKNIVAADLAYKCEVQLSYAIGVVEPISIKVDTFGTGKVDEIDLSKAVKNIFDLTPRGIERDLKLRSGEFKYQDLAAFGHIGRTDIDLPWERIDKVEELKKYFNL, from the coding sequence ATGGAAGATTTAATTTATTTTACTTCAGAATGCGTTTCCCCAGGACATCCAGATAAAGTTTCTGATCAAATATCAGATGCAGTTTTAGATGCGTGTTTGAAAGATGATCAAGAATCAAGAGTAGCGTGTGAAGTATTTTGTACAACAGGACAGGTTATAGTTGGAGGTGAAATAACAACTAAAACTTTTGTAAATATTCAAAATGTAGTAAGAGATAAAATAAGAGAAATAGGATATAAACCAGGAATGGGATTTGACAGTGACTGTGGGGTCTTTAATTCAATACATGCTCAATCTCCAGATATTGCAATGGGAGTTGATAGAGGTGGAGCAGGAGACCAGGGAATAATGTTTGGTGGAGCTGTAAAAGAAACTCCAGAACTTATGCCACTTGCTCTTATATTAGCAAGAGAAATATTAAAAGTTTATGTGGAATTAAAAGATAATGGGGTATTAGCTTGGGCAAGACCAGATGCTAAATCTCAGGTAACTTTAGCTTATGATAAAAATGAAAAAATACAATTTGTTGAAGCAATAGTAGTATCAGCTCAACATAATCCAGATGTTACACAAGAAAAAATCCATAAAGATTTAAAAGAATTGGTGATAGATCCTGTTCTTAGAAAATATAATTTGAAATTTGAAGATGTAAAAAAAATATTTATAAATCCTACAGGTCAATTTATAATTGGGGGACCTCACGGAGATACAGGATTAACAGGTAGAAAAATTATAGTTGATACATATGGTGGGTACTTTAGACATGGAGGAGGAGCTTTTTCTGGAAAAGACCCTTCTAAAGTTGATAGATCTGCAGCTTATGCAGCAAGATGGGTTGCAAAAAATATAGTTGCAGCTGATTTAGCTTACAAATGTGAGGTTCAATTATCTTATGCCATAGGAGTAGTAGAGCCAATATCAATAAAAGTGGATACATTTGGAACAGGGAAAGTTGATGAAATAGACTTATCGAAAGCAGTAAAAAATATATTTGATTTAACTCCAAGAGGGATTGAAAGAGATTTAAAATTAAGAAGCGGAGAATTTAAATATCAAGATCTTGCAGCTTTTGGTCACATAGGAAGAACTGATATTGATCTTCCTTGGGAAAGAATAGATAAAGTAGAAGAATTAAAAAAATATTTTAATTTATAA